A region of Pseudomonas putida DNA encodes the following proteins:
- a CDS encoding glycosyltransferase, translated as MIAVVIPAHNEARRLGRCLKSVRAAAAQAELAGYQVEILVVLDRCSDGSAAVAGRHGVQTLDVHAGNVGMARSAGAAQMIEQGAIWLACTDADSQVPPHWLLSQLAFGADVVCGTVHIERWQPWQKAALRRLYLSRYQAREGHRHVHGANLGVSAQAYLRSGGFQPLPAHEDVQLVRDLEAQGAQISWTARHSVATSSRRDSRAREGFGDLLASLEGSAS; from the coding sequence ATGATTGCGGTGGTCATTCCGGCCCACAACGAAGCGCGCCGCCTGGGTCGCTGCCTCAAGTCCGTGCGGGCCGCCGCCGCTCAGGCCGAGCTGGCGGGTTATCAGGTCGAGATACTGGTGGTGCTGGACCGCTGCAGTGATGGCAGTGCGGCGGTGGCCGGGCGCCATGGTGTGCAGACATTGGATGTACACGCCGGCAACGTCGGCATGGCGCGCAGTGCCGGCGCGGCGCAGATGATCGAACAGGGTGCGATCTGGCTGGCCTGTACCGATGCCGACAGCCAAGTGCCGCCCCATTGGCTGCTGTCACAACTGGCGTTTGGCGCTGACGTGGTCTGTGGCACCGTGCATATAGAGCGCTGGCAACCCTGGCAGAAAGCCGCGCTAAGGCGGTTGTACTTAAGCCGATACCAGGCGCGCGAAGGGCACCGGCATGTCCACGGCGCCAACCTTGGGGTCAGCGCGCAGGCGTACTTGCGTAGCGGCGGGTTCCAGCCGCTGCCGGCGCATGAAGATGTTCAGTTGGTGCGCGACCTTGAAGCGCAGGGCGCGCAGATCTCGTGGACGGCGCGGCACAGTGTGGCAACCAGCAGCCGACGAGACAGCCGGGCTCGGGAAGGGTTCGGGGATTTGCTGGCAAGCCTGGAGGGGTCAGCGTCCTGA
- the ligD gene encoding DNA ligase D has protein sequence MAKPLQEYQRKRDFNATPEPSGKRGRGRQPHALQFCIQKHDAGHLHYDFRLELDGTLKSWAIPKGPSLDPKVRRLAVHVEDHPLDYADFEGTIPEGHYGAGDVIVWDRGIWEPEGDAQQAYAKGKLRFRLQGEKLSGVWNLFRTHLAGKKEQWMLVKSHDEQARSEADYSIVEAQPDSVLSERTLLPRRSKPAEKAAPRTRKRKASAQKAPLPDTLQPQLATLVDSPPAGDWLYEVKFDGYRILARIDGDDVRLYTRNGHDWTAKLPHQHAALRKLGLDSAWLDGEMVVNDEHGVADFQALQNAFDVEDDQHILYYLFDLPFLGGQDLRQLPLQARRKTLQQLLERDDSPWLRFSEGFDQPVDSLLDSACRMKLEGLIGKRADSPYTGRRSADWIKLKCQQRQEFVIVGYTDPKGSRSAFGALLLAVHDDSGELRYAGKVGTGFSAATLGTLHARLKPLETAKPMLSNPPTGAEARGVHWLKPTLLAEVAYAQMTRDGVVRHAVFHGLRDDKPAAAIDLEQAMPGKSVTKSKAQHTPEAPGELRLSHPDRVIDATRATTKRQVAEYYAQVSPWILPHLKNRPVALVRAPDGLEGELFFQKNAGQLHIPTMVSYDKKQAGHAAMVINRADTLLGAVQMNMLELHTWNATDKDFDKPDRFVLDLDPDPALPWKAMLEATQLTLTLLDALGLKVFLKTSGGKGIHIVVPLTRRAGWDEVKDFSHAIVNYLANLFPDRLSAVSGPKNRVGRIFIDYLRNGKGATTACAYSLRAREGLPVSVPIWREELTQLKGANQWHIGNLHERLSEVDDPWADMGKTRQSITARMRKQIGLG, from the coding sequence ATGGCCAAGCCCCTGCAGGAGTATCAGCGCAAGCGCGATTTCAACGCCACGCCCGAGCCCAGTGGTAAACGTGGCCGTGGCCGGCAGCCGCATGCCCTGCAGTTTTGCATCCAGAAACACGACGCCGGCCACCTGCACTACGACTTTCGCCTCGAGCTCGATGGCACCCTCAAGAGCTGGGCCATCCCCAAGGGCCCGTCACTGGACCCGAAGGTGCGGCGCTTGGCCGTGCACGTCGAGGATCACCCGCTGGACTACGCCGATTTCGAGGGCACTATCCCGGAAGGCCACTACGGCGCGGGTGATGTGATCGTCTGGGACCGTGGCATCTGGGAGCCTGAAGGTGACGCGCAGCAGGCCTACGCCAAGGGCAAGCTGCGTTTTCGCCTGCAGGGCGAGAAACTCAGTGGTGTCTGGAACTTGTTTCGCACTCACCTGGCCGGCAAGAAAGAGCAATGGATGCTGGTCAAGTCGCACGATGAACAAGCCCGTAGCGAGGCTGATTACAGCATCGTCGAGGCCCAGCCTGACAGCGTGCTCAGCGAGCGCACCCTGCTCCCCAGGCGCAGCAAACCTGCCGAAAAAGCGGCACCGCGTACACGCAAGCGCAAGGCAAGCGCACAAAAGGCTCCGTTGCCCGACACACTGCAACCGCAGTTGGCCACCCTGGTCGACTCGCCACCTGCAGGTGACTGGCTGTACGAGGTCAAGTTCGACGGTTACCGGATCCTCGCACGCATCGACGGCGATGACGTGCGCTTGTACACCCGCAACGGCCATGACTGGACCGCCAAGCTACCCCATCAGCACGCGGCGCTGCGCAAGCTTGGCCTCGACTCGGCATGGCTGGACGGCGAGATGGTGGTCAACGACGAGCACGGCGTAGCCGACTTCCAGGCCCTGCAGAACGCGTTTGACGTCGAGGACGATCAGCACATCCTTTATTACCTGTTCGACCTGCCCTTTCTGGGGGGCCAGGACCTTCGCCAGTTGCCACTGCAAGCGCGGCGCAAAACCCTGCAGCAGTTGCTTGAGCGTGACGACTCACCATGGCTGAGGTTCTCTGAAGGATTCGATCAACCGGTTGACTCACTGCTTGACAGTGCCTGCCGCATGAAGCTCGAAGGCCTGATCGGCAAGCGCGCCGACAGCCCTTACACGGGCCGCCGCAGCGCCGACTGGATCAAGCTCAAGTGCCAGCAACGCCAGGAATTCGTGATTGTCGGCTACACCGACCCCAAAGGCAGCCGCAGCGCGTTTGGTGCCTTGCTGCTGGCCGTGCACGACGACAGCGGCGAGCTGCGTTATGCCGGCAAGGTCGGCACAGGCTTCAGCGCTGCCACCCTGGGCACTCTTCATGCGCGGCTCAAGCCATTGGAAACCGCCAAGCCGATGCTAAGCAACCCGCCAACCGGCGCCGAAGCCCGGGGCGTGCACTGGCTCAAGCCGACGCTGCTGGCCGAGGTTGCCTACGCACAGATGACCCGAGACGGTGTGGTGCGTCATGCGGTGTTCCACGGCCTGCGTGATGACAAACCCGCGGCTGCTATCGACCTGGAGCAGGCCATGCCTGGCAAGTCCGTGACCAAAAGCAAGGCTCAGCACACGCCCGAGGCGCCGGGCGAACTGCGCCTGAGCCATCCTGACCGCGTCATCGATGCCACCCGCGCAACCACCAAGCGGCAAGTCGCCGAATACTATGCGCAGGTCAGCCCATGGATTCTGCCCCACCTGAAAAACCGCCCCGTGGCGCTGGTACGCGCCCCCGATGGCCTCGAAGGTGAGCTGTTCTTCCAGAAAAACGCCGGCCAGTTGCACATCCCCACTATGGTCAGCTACGACAAGAAACAGGCAGGTCATGCCGCCATGGTCATCAACCGCGCCGATACCCTGCTGGGCGCGGTACAGATGAACATGCTCGAACTGCATACCTGGAACGCCACCGACAAAGACTTCGACAAACCCGACCGCTTCGTGCTCGACCTGGACCCCGACCCGGCGCTGCCGTGGAAGGCCATGCTGGAGGCCACACAACTGACCCTGACCCTGCTCGACGCGCTTGGCCTCAAGGTGTTTCTCAAGACCAGTGGCGGCAAGGGTATCCACATTGTCGTGCCACTGACCCGAAGGGCCGGCTGGGACGAGGTGAAGGACTTCAGCCATGCGATCGTCAATTACCTGGCCAATCTGTTTCCCGATCGGCTCAGCGCCGTGTCGGGCCCGAAAAACCGGGTCGGGCGAATTTTCATCGACTATCTGCGCAATGGCAAAGGCGCTACCACCGCTTGTGCCTATTCCTTGCGCGCGCGGGAGGGCCTGCCGGTGTCCGTGCCGATCTGGCGCGAAGAGCTGACGCAGCTCAAAGGTGCCAACCAATGGCACATCGGCAACCTCCACGAACGCCTGAGCGAAGTGGACGACCCCTGGGCCGATATGGGCAAGACCCGTCAATCGATCACCGCGCGCATGCGCAAGCAGATAGGGCTGGGCTGA
- a CDS encoding phosphotransferase system, HPr-related protein encodes MSRPDQPKPYTPTEIDDTEDRMGSVHELDFSDRNDEREGWVGNERPAREDAQAFTPQRVAESGMTGGEALSDSLHEDNVTYDDMSPDTLLDETGARDPYEDGDGEGPADQLLRQVNANEIGGGFGLDEAELARSAPLDGQPWSDDVVDEEDKS; translated from the coding sequence ATGTCTCGCCCCGATCAACCCAAGCCTTACACACCTACCGAAATCGACGACACCGAAGACCGCATGGGCAGTGTCCATGAGCTGGACTTCAGTGACCGGAATGACGAACGCGAAGGGTGGGTGGGCAATGAGCGACCTGCCCGTGAAGATGCGCAGGCGTTTACGCCACAGCGCGTCGCCGAAAGCGGCATGACGGGCGGCGAAGCACTGAGCGACAGCCTCCACGAAGACAATGTCACCTATGACGACATGAGCCCGGATACCTTGCTGGATGAGACGGGTGCCCGGGACCCGTATGAAGACGGCGACGGCGAAGGGCCGGCTGACCAGTTGTTGCGGCAGGTCAATGCGAACGAAATTGGCGGGGGTTTCGGCCTGGATGAAGCGGAGCTGGCCCGGTCTGCACCACTCGACGGCCAGCCGTGGAGTGATGATGTGGTAGACGAGGAGGACAAGTCCTGA
- a CDS encoding Ku protein has translation MARAIWKGAISFGLVHIPVSLNTAVRTERVDFDWLDKRSMEPVGYKRVNKVTGKEIDKENIVKGVEYEKGRYVVISEEEIRTARPEATQTIDIFSFVDAGEIPLQHFDTPYYLAPDRRGGKVYALLRETLASTGKVALATVVLHTRQHLTLLRPLDDALVMITLRWPEEVRGLETLELDKSVTETKVDKRELDMAKRLVEDMSGAWKPDEYQDAFRQTIMDLVEEKASKGKISVVEKGEGGSAEKGADIIDLTELLKRSLGGKKKPVADKKPAKRTRKAS, from the coding sequence ATGGCCAGGGCAATCTGGAAAGGCGCGATCAGTTTCGGGTTGGTGCACATCCCTGTCTCGCTCAATACCGCGGTGCGCACCGAGCGGGTCGATTTCGACTGGCTGGACAAGCGCAGCATGGAGCCGGTCGGGTACAAGCGGGTCAACAAGGTTACAGGCAAGGAAATCGACAAAGAGAACATCGTCAAAGGTGTGGAGTATGAAAAAGGCCGCTATGTGGTGATCAGCGAGGAAGAGATCCGCACGGCCCGGCCAGAAGCGACCCAGACCATCGATATTTTCTCGTTCGTCGATGCCGGTGAAATTCCCCTTCAACATTTCGATACGCCGTATTACCTGGCCCCCGACCGCCGCGGCGGCAAGGTGTACGCGTTACTGCGCGAAACGCTGGCCAGTACTGGCAAGGTGGCGCTGGCCACAGTGGTGTTGCATACCCGTCAGCACCTGACGCTGCTGCGCCCCCTGGACGATGCACTGGTAATGATCACTCTGCGCTGGCCTGAGGAAGTGCGTGGGCTGGAGACCTTGGAGCTGGACAAGAGCGTGACCGAGACCAAGGTGGACAAACGTGAACTGGACATGGCCAAGCGGTTGGTCGAAGACATGAGCGGCGCGTGGAAGCCTGATGAATATCAGGATGCGTTTCGCCAGACCATCATGGACCTGGTCGAAGAGAAAGCCAGCAAAGGCAAGATCAGCGTGGTGGAGAAGGGCGAGGGCGGCAGCGCCGAGAAAGGTGCCGATATCATCGACCTTACCGAGTTGCTCAAACGCAGCCTGGGTGGCAAGAAAAAGCCTGTGGCAGACAAGAAGCCTGCAAAGCGGACCCGAAAGGCCTCTTGA
- a CDS encoding class I SAM-dependent methyltransferase: protein MSLDAHYFADLYASSEDPWAFRTRWYEKRKRELVMASLPRQCYQRVFEPACANGELSALLAERCADLLCQDLNPTAVGLAQQRLANVSHASVELGRLPGDWPGGQFDLIVLSELGYYLDPTDWLQVIEQSAASLSDDGGLLACHWKHPIAGCPQEGREVHRMLAKYLPLYPVYRHEEADFLLEYWSCQPSVVDLDETCL, encoded by the coding sequence ATGAGCCTCGACGCACACTACTTCGCCGACCTTTATGCCAGCAGCGAAGACCCCTGGGCCTTTCGCACCCGTTGGTACGAAAAGCGCAAGCGCGAGCTGGTCATGGCCAGCCTGCCCCGCCAGTGCTATCAGCGCGTGTTCGAGCCCGCCTGCGCCAATGGCGAGCTCAGCGCCTTGCTGGCCGAGCGTTGTGCCGACCTCTTGTGCCAGGACCTGAACCCAACTGCTGTGGGCCTGGCACAGCAACGTCTGGCGAACGTGAGCCACGCCTCGGTTGAGCTCGGCAGGCTACCGGGTGATTGGCCGGGGGGGCAGTTCGACCTTATCGTACTGAGTGAACTGGGTTACTACCTAGACCCCACAGACTGGCTGCAGGTGATTGAGCAATCGGCCGCGAGCCTGAGCGACGACGGCGGCCTGCTGGCCTGCCACTGGAAACACCCGATTGCGGGTTGCCCGCAGGAGGGGCGTGAAGTACATCGCATGCTGGCCAAGTACCTGCCGCTGTACCCGGTCTATCGCCATGAGGAGGCGGATTTCCTGCTTGAATACTGGTCCTGCCAGCCCAGCGTGGTCGACCTTGACGAGACGTGCTTATGA
- a CDS encoding carboxylate-amine ligase, producing the protein MHRPCTFGIEEEYLLVELATGKVPTMPAPSLARHCREVLGPYFAQEMFRSQVEVASPVFANLFEAREFFLHARQRLSEVLSMQGVGLYSAASHPNAPWLRQKPAPSVHYRQLFDDYQHVARRSLLNGLHVHVGVPLDCDRMQLINRLVGWLPLLLVLSTSSPLWLGQATGYMSYRRVICGEWPHMGLPEPLPDWSAFERYRALLQRTGSLAADGDFWWAIRPSRRFPTVELRICDGCPCLEDALSIAGLFRHLVEHSLQPRHERTPFNRALRWVAQENYWRAMRYGRQGQFIGTHEQQPVTAEGWLAQLQGQLPVDTADAERSFQHARRILREGTSADRQLHCMAQAHADGKSAAQALQAVVEQVMAQGSAALSVAGVAIR; encoded by the coding sequence TTGAAGAGGAATACCTGCTGGTGGAACTGGCCACGGGCAAGGTGCCCACGATGCCTGCGCCGAGCCTGGCCAGGCACTGTCGCGAGGTGTTGGGGCCGTACTTTGCCCAAGAGATGTTCCGTAGCCAGGTAGAGGTAGCTTCGCCCGTATTCGCCAACTTGTTCGAGGCGCGTGAATTTTTCTTGCATGCCCGGCAACGGCTGAGCGAAGTGCTGTCGATGCAAGGGGTGGGCCTGTATAGCGCCGCCAGCCACCCTAATGCGCCTTGGTTGCGGCAAAAACCTGCCCCCTCGGTACACTACCGTCAGCTGTTCGACGACTACCAGCATGTGGCACGGCGCAGCCTGCTCAATGGCCTGCATGTGCACGTGGGGGTGCCGTTGGACTGTGATCGCATGCAACTGATCAATCGGTTGGTGGGCTGGCTGCCGCTGTTGCTGGTCCTGAGCACATCCTCGCCGCTGTGGCTGGGCCAGGCTACCGGCTACATGAGCTACCGCCGGGTGATCTGTGGCGAGTGGCCGCATATGGGGCTGCCAGAACCGTTGCCCGACTGGTCGGCCTTCGAACGCTACCGGGCCTTGCTGCAGCGCACCGGGTCGCTGGCTGCCGACGGCGATTTCTGGTGGGCGATAAGGCCTTCGCGGCGCTTTCCAACGGTGGAGCTGCGTATCTGTGATGGCTGCCCTTGCCTGGAAGACGCCTTGAGCATCGCTGGGTTGTTTCGCCATCTGGTGGAACACAGCCTGCAGCCAAGGCATGAGCGCACACCTTTCAATCGAGCGCTGCGTTGGGTTGCGCAGGAAAATTACTGGCGAGCCATGCGCTACGGGCGCCAGGGCCAATTCATCGGTACTCACGAGCAACAGCCCGTTACCGCCGAAGGTTGGCTGGCGCAGTTGCAGGGCCAGTTGCCGGTCGACACTGCAGACGCCGAGCGTTCTTTCCAGCATGCCCGGCGCATTCTGCGCGAAGGCACTAGCGCGGACCGACAACTGCACTGCATGGCGCAGGCACACGCAGATGGCAAAAGCGCTGCACAAGCGTTACAGGCCGTGGTCGAGCAGGTGATGGCGCAAGGAAGTGCTGCGTTGTCAGTTGCTGGGGTTGCAATAAGATAG
- a CDS encoding nucleosidase: protein MMLIKQFPEITPTDTLFVFALEAEAGNVFAEVNTVFTGIGKVNAAIALTKAIAQRKPKLIVNLGSAGSQRYKKGEVVCCTRFVQRDMDVTPLGFARYETPLSDIPVLLEHGEEIPGLALGTCGSGDSFEVSHGEAPYDIVDMEAYVLALIARDEGIPFVCLKYISDDAGSEAAGDWSVQVHLAAEAFKRVLFS, encoded by the coding sequence ATGATGCTGATCAAGCAATTTCCCGAAATCACCCCGACCGACACCCTTTTCGTCTTCGCCCTCGAGGCAGAGGCCGGCAATGTGTTTGCCGAGGTGAACACTGTGTTTACCGGCATCGGTAAGGTCAATGCCGCCATTGCCCTGACCAAGGCGATTGCCCAGCGCAAGCCCAAGCTGATCGTCAACCTCGGGTCTGCCGGCAGCCAACGCTACAAAAAAGGCGAAGTGGTGTGCTGCACCCGTTTCGTACAGCGCGACATGGATGTGACACCCTTGGGCTTCGCCCGCTACGAGACGCCGCTGTCAGACATTCCGGTGCTGCTCGAACACGGTGAGGAAATCCCTGGGCTCGCCCTGGGCACCTGTGGCAGTGGTGACAGTTTCGAAGTCAGCCACGGCGAGGCACCCTACGATATCGTCGATATGGAAGCCTACGTGCTGGCCCTGATCGCACGTGACGAAGGCATTCCCTTCGTCTGCCTCAAGTACATTTCCGACGACGCGGGCAGCGAAGCGGCAGGGGACTGGTCGGTACAGGTGCACTTGGCGGCCGAGGCCTTCAAGCGTGTGCTGTTCAGCTAA
- a CDS encoding PIG-L deacetylase family protein, translating into MNLIQSSSGTPWSAWQHAAHLARATWIDPKQLCPPGRRLVMIAPHPDDEILMAGGLLAGFHGREDDLVLISATDGEGSHPGSRHWTEHRLRRQRPLESRHALQQLDLDLNRLDWRRLHLKDGALPRDEAFLVNHLSQLLKPDDLLMATWRNDGHCDHEAVGRAAAQASMARKVQLVEVPVWAWHWAQPDDPRLPWPRAHRVQLDESRLARKRKALAAHTSQLEPDDGQPPVLPAHLQDCLLQPFELVFL; encoded by the coding sequence ATGAATCTGATCCAGTCAAGTAGCGGTACACCCTGGTCGGCCTGGCAACATGCAGCGCACCTGGCCAGGGCCACCTGGATCGACCCCAAGCAACTGTGCCCGCCGGGCCGTCGCCTGGTAATGATCGCCCCCCACCCGGATGACGAAATTCTCATGGCGGGTGGTTTGCTGGCCGGCTTTCACGGACGTGAGGACGACCTGGTGCTGATTTCGGCCACCGATGGCGAGGGCAGCCACCCAGGTTCCAGGCACTGGACAGAACATCGCTTGCGCCGACAGCGACCGCTGGAAAGCCGTCACGCACTGCAACAGCTCGACCTGGACCTCAACCGGCTGGACTGGCGCAGGCTGCACCTCAAAGACGGCGCGCTACCCCGCGACGAAGCCTTTCTAGTCAACCACCTGAGCCAGTTGCTCAAGCCTGACGACCTGCTCATGGCGACCTGGCGCAACGACGGCCATTGCGATCACGAAGCGGTCGGCAGGGCTGCCGCGCAAGCCTCGATGGCGCGCAAGGTGCAATTGGTGGAGGTGCCGGTCTGGGCCTGGCACTGGGCGCAACCCGACGACCCGCGCCTGCCTTGGCCACGGGCTCACCGCGTGCAGCTGGATGAAAGCCGCCTGGCCCGCAAGCGCAAGGCCCTGGCCGCACACACCAGCCAACTGGAGCCGGATGACGGCCAACCGCCCGTGCTGCCAGCCCATTTGCAGGATTGTTTGCTGCAGCCTTTCGAACTGGTGTTTTTGTAA
- a CDS encoding acyl-CoA dehydrogenase family protein produces the protein MSIIQGFELNTLDRLLRAFTERPQALNLDTQLPALMQALQADHLDLLPLPGQGNTLRRWQSLARIAGCDMALAKLYEGHTDALAILAECGAAHLAQAGIWGVWAAEPPDARARIIERQGEHVRLSGRKAWCSGALQIDRALITAWGDDEQPQLVAIELSHPSQGLNIEHWQAVGMATTASVEVEFNHTPGIAIGRPGQYVSRPGFWHGGAGIAACWYGAAEALADYLREHCRNPRPDPHADAHLGAVDAALSGARAALRECAAWIDRQPSADASFEVRRTRAHVEQAVEQVIHHVGRALGASPFCRSSHFARLSADLPVFLRQSHAERDLAALGQQLANLPAGAWQL, from the coding sequence ATGAGCATTATTCAGGGCTTTGAACTGAACACCCTCGACCGCCTGTTGCGCGCCTTCACCGAAAGGCCGCAGGCGCTGAACCTCGATACCCAGCTCCCCGCGCTGATGCAGGCGCTGCAGGCCGATCACCTTGACCTGCTGCCCCTGCCCGGCCAAGGCAACACGCTACGCCGGTGGCAGAGCCTGGCACGTATCGCAGGCTGTGACATGGCCTTGGCCAAGCTCTACGAGGGCCATACCGATGCCTTGGCGATTCTTGCCGAATGCGGCGCCGCGCACCTTGCGCAAGCAGGTATCTGGGGTGTCTGGGCAGCCGAACCGCCGGATGCCCGCGCGCGTATCATCGAACGCCAAGGCGAGCATGTGCGTCTCTCTGGTCGCAAAGCCTGGTGTTCAGGGGCCTTGCAGATCGACCGTGCGCTTATCACCGCGTGGGGCGATGACGAACAACCCCAACTGGTGGCGATAGAGCTGTCGCACCCAAGCCAAGGCTTGAACATCGAGCACTGGCAGGCTGTGGGCATGGCTACCACCGCGAGCGTCGAGGTCGAGTTCAACCATACACCCGGCATCGCCATCGGAAGGCCGGGGCAGTATGTGTCGCGCCCCGGCTTTTGGCACGGCGGTGCGGGCATAGCGGCGTGCTGGTACGGCGCCGCCGAGGCACTTGCGGACTACTTGCGTGAACACTGTCGCAACCCGCGTCCAGACCCCCATGCCGACGCGCACCTGGGGGCTGTAGACGCCGCCTTGTCCGGCGCCAGGGCAGCGCTGCGCGAATGCGCGGCCTGGATCGACCGCCAGCCGAGCGCAGATGCCAGTTTCGAAGTGCGGCGAACCCGCGCGCACGTCGAGCAGGCCGTCGAGCAGGTGATCCATCACGTGGGCCGGGCCTTGGGCGCCTCGCCGTTTTGCCGCAGCAGCCACTTTGCCCGCTTAAGCGCCGACTTGCCGGTGTTCCTGCGTCAAAGCCACGCCGAGCGTGACCTGGCGGCCCTCGGACAGCAGTTGGCTAACCTGCCAGCAGGAGCCTGGCAGCTATGA